Within Frankiales bacterium, the genomic segment GGGCAGGCGCAGCAGCGCGTCCTCGAGCAGCTCGCGCTGCTCGGCGCGCTCGACCACCTCGGCCGCGTCGACGGAGTACGCCGGGTCCTGCCACAGCAGTTCGACGCCGTCGGCGTACGCGGTTCCGGGGTCGACGACGGTCTCCCGCCGGGCGCGGGCGGCGTCGACGGCGAGGTTGTGCAGGATCCGGTGCAGCCAGGTGCGCAGCGAGGAGTCGCCGCGGAACCCGTCCGCGCGCTCGAGCGCCCGGACCACGGTGTCCTGGACGAGGTCCTCGGCCGCCGCGGCGTCGCGCACGAGGGTGCGCGCGTACCGCAGCAGGCCGGGGACCTCGTCGGTGAGCTGGTCGGCCAGCGGCCGTGCGTGGTGCTCCGCGGCGGTGGCCGCAGGGGTCACCGGCACGTGCAGCGCTGCTCCGGGGCGACCGAGCCGAGCACCTGGTCGACGTGCATGCCGCACCCCGAGTAGGTGACCTTGCCGCAGGAACGACAGACGGCGGGGCTGCACATGGAGGGAACCTCTTTCCGTGGGTGGTGGGGAGGACTCGAGCATACCCCCGGGGGTATCCTCCTGTCACATCGGGTCAGGACCGGTCCCCGGTCCGGGCCGCGGCCCGCACGGTACTGAGTCCCAGGACACGGTAGAGCGGGCAGTAGCCGATCGCGGCCGTGACCAGGAGGATGGCGGACAGTGCGATGAGGACGATGCCCAGCGCGCTGCCGGCCCCCGTCGCGAACGCGACGACCAGGGCGGCGACGGCGAGCACGGTGCGCAGGATGCGGTCGAGCGGGCTCTCGTTGACGGTCATGGCTTCCTCCTCGTGGTGGACCTGGCCCGCCATGGACGGGCCGGGCCCGCGCAGGGATACCGGCCGGCGGTGTGGTGCTGCTCACGCGGGTCCGCGTCGTCGCACGGACGAGGCGGTACGAGTCGAGGAGGGGCGATGACGCAGGGATCGGTGGGCACGACGTCGAGGGACGTGGGGCGCTCGCTGCCCGCCTGGTCGTCGGTGCTCGTCGTGGTGGCCCACCCGGACGACGAGTCCTTCGGGCTCGGCGCCGTCGTCGACGGCTTCGTGCGTGCCGGGGCGCGCGTGTCCGTGCTGTGCTTCACCCACGGCGAGGCGTCCACGCTGCACGGGGTCGACGGCGACCTCGCGGTGGTGCGGGAGGGCGAGCTCGAGGCGGCGGCGCGGGCACTGGGCATCGGGTCGGTGCGGCTGCTCGGCTACGCCGACGGAGCCCTGGAGCGCACGCCGGTCGACGAGCTGGCCGCCCGGGTGGCGGAGTCCGTGGAGGAGCAGGCGGCCGACGGGCTGCTGGTGTTCGACACGACCGGCGTCACCGGTCATCCCGACCACGTGCGCGCCACGGAGGCCGCGGTCCGGTGCGCTGCGGACCGCGGGCTCGGCGTGCTGGCGTGGACCCTGCCCGGCGCGGTCGCCGACCAGCTGCGGGCGGAGTCCGGCGCACCGTTCGCGGGGGCCGGCGAGGGGCTCGTCGACGTCGTGCTCGACGTCGACCGCGAGCGCCAGCGGGTCGCCGTGACCTGCCACCCGAGCCAGGCCGTGCCCTCGAGCGTGCTGTGGCGCCGGCTCGAGCTGCTCGGCGACCGGGAGCACCTGCGCTGGCTCGTCCCCCCGGCCTGACCCCGACGTTACTGCCCGAAAGCGCGGAGATCCGGCCCGGATCCGCGCTTTCGGGCAGTAACGACGGAGGGGTCAGGGGCGGGTGAACAGGGCGAGGGCGTCGAGCGCGTGCGCCTCGCGGCCCTCGACGGTGACCGGCCGCTGCACGGTCTCGAGCCGCTCGGGCCGCAGGCCGAGCCCCTCGACGTCGGAGGCGACGTCGTCCGCGGTGTAGAGCACGGCCGGGTCCTGCGGGCCGCCGTGGCCGTGCGCGAGGTTGTCGGTGTGGTGCGCGATGACGAGCAGCCGGCCGCCCGGGGCCACGGCGGCCGCGGCCGAGCGCAGCACCGTGCGGCGCGGCTCGGCCGGCAGCTGGATGTACACCACCAGCACGAGGTCGTACGCCGCCTGCGGCGCGTAGTCGGTGAGGTCGGCCACGACGGTGGTGAGCCGGTCGGCGTGCTCGCCCAGGCGCGTGGCGGCCCACGCGCGGGCGCGCTCGAGCGCGACGGCGGAGAAGTCGACGGCGGTGGAGCGCCACCCGCGCTCGGCGAGCCACAGCGCGTTGCGGCCCTCGCCCGCGCCGAGGTCGAGCGCCGTGCCCGGCGCCAGGTCGGCCGCGACCTGCTCCACCCACATGTTCGGGGTGGTCGACCACACGGCGTCGCTCGCGGCGTAGCGCTGGTCCCACGCCTCGGCGCCCATCACGTTGCTCACGGCTCGCTCCTCGTCCCTGCGGTGTCGGGGGCGGCCTCGAGCAGCTCGGTGAGCGCGTCGACGCCGCCCGTGCGGTAGGCGATCCAGTCCGGACCGGCGCCGCGCTCGCGCAGCGCGGCGAGCTGGTCCCGCCACGTCCCGAGGATGCCATCGGCGAGGGAGCCGTCGTCCGGCGAGCGGCGCCGGGCCCGGTGCAGCTCGCGCAGCGCCGCCCAGCGGCCCTCGGCGTACTTGATCCCCGGCACCGGCACGCCGGCCCGCGTGAACGTGCACACGGCGGCCCCGCCCGCGAGGCGGTCCATGTCGCGGGCGGCCAGCTCGAGCAGCGCGTCGAGGCGCTCGTCGAGGGTGGCGCTCACGGCTGGCCGCCCGACGGCACCGGGCAGCTCAGCTCGCCGGCCAGCCGGCGTCGCAGCGCCCAGCCGAGCAGCGCGATCCCGGCGACGGCGAGCAGCGGCTGCACAGGGGCGAACCAGCGCAGCGCACCGGTGTAGCCGAGCGCCAGCAGCGCGACCTTGTTGCACACCGGGCAGCCCACCGCGAGGTAGCCCAGGAAGCCGCCGAGCAGGCTGCTGCGGCTGACGTCGGGCGCGCTGGTGCCCGGCCGGCGCACGTACGTGGCGGCCACGAGCCCGGCGAGGACTGCGGTGGCGAGCAGCACCGGCCACGCCCACCACGTGACCGCGACCTCGCGCCCGAACACGGGGTTGGGCACCAGCACGGTCGGCACGCCGACGACGAGCACCGTCGCCACCGCGGTCAGCGCCGCCATGGCCCAGCGGCGGGGCGGCCAGCCCCTGAGCGCGGCGAGGACGCCGGCGCGGGCCGGGGCCGGGACGGCGTCGACGGCGATGCGGGACGGGACCGGCCCCGGCTCGTCGGTCGTGCTCACGTGGGTCCTCCCGGCAGCGCGGCGTCCGCACCACCATACCCCAGGGGGTATGACGGACGTGCCGCCAGGATCAGCGGAAGACCAGACGCAGCGACTGGCTGATCGAGCGCGTGTAGTAGCGCGTGTAGTAGAGGGCGAAGCGGATGTAGTAGATGCCGCGCGACTTCGACAGCACGCGGAACCGGAAGTAGTGCCGGCCGGTGCGCCCGGAGCCGATCTTGGGCCAGGCCGCGCCCCGGCGCATCTGCATCGACACGGGCGTGCCGGAGCCGATGTACGGCACGGTGCAGGTGCCGCTCGCGTAGGTGCCGGGCTTGACGGTGCGCGTCCACGTGCAGCGGAAGGGCGCGATGACGGCGGCGGCCGCCACCTTCCTCGTGGCCTCCCACCAGACGCCCGCGGCGAGATCGGCCGTCACCCGGGCGTTGGTGGTGGCCGGGAAGCTGAACCGCGCGCCGCCCGCGCGCGTGGTCGTGAGGTGCAGCACCGTCGCCGGGCCGACGGCCGGCGCGATCGTGACGGTCACCGGGGTGTACTTCAGGGGCTGGCCGTCGGAGGCCTTCGCGATCACCTGCGCCGCCACCGTCGACCCCGCGTGCGACGCCGGGAGCACCAGGGAGACCACGGGCACGGTGTGCACGTAGACCGTCGTCGGTGTTCCGGGGATCCGGTGCCCGACGGAGTCCACCAGCACCGGCTCGAGCACGTGCGCCCCCGCGAGCCCGTCGGTGTCCCACATCGTCGTGGCGTCGCAGGTGCCGTCGGTCGACGGGGCGCAGGACGTCTTCCCCACCGAGAAGCCGTCCACGTCGAGCTCGACGTGCTCGGGGGTGGTCCCGAGCGCGGCCGGGATCGCCGAGTGCGTGAGCACGGCCGTGATCCCGGTGACGACGCCGCCGGGCGCGGGCGCGGTGAGGTCGATCGTGGCCGGCGGGTTGGCCACCACCACGGGCACGCGACGGCTGACCAGCCCGAGCAGCGGCTGCGGGTAGCCCGCGCCGAGCGCCGCGGACAGGACGTGGGGCCCGTCGTCCCAGCGCGTGTCCCAGGGAACCGTGACGCTGCACGTGGTGGGGTCGGCGAGTCCGTTGCACTGCTGCGACTGGTCGAGGCGGCCGCCGTCCCGGACCTGGATCCACGCCCCCTCGAGCGAGGCGATGGGCGCGGAGGGGCCCAGCGTGGCCGTGACGGTCGTCTGCACGACCCCCGAGAGGGTCGCCCCCTCGACGGGGGACTCGATCGTGATGCTCCCGCTGTCGTTCACGACCGTGATCGACAGCGGCTGCGCGAAGGTGGTGCCGAGGTTGTTGTCGCGGAGGGCTGCGCCGAGGGCGTAGGTGCCTCCGGTGATCTGGACGAGGTCGAGCGTCGTGGTCACCGAGCAGGTGCGGGACAGCGGCGCCGGGCACGGGACCTCGGTCGCCCTGTCAGCCTGCTCGAGGTAGACGTACACGCTCGCGGCGAGCGTGCCGTAGGGCGAGGTGGCCGTGACCGTGACGTCGACCGAGCCGGAGGCCGTGGCGCCGTCGGCCGGCGACAGGATCGTCACGGACGGAGCGGCCGATGCGCTCGACGCGGACGTCACCGCGATCGCCGGGGCCAGCAACGCCGTCGCGGCCGCGGCCACGACGAGTCGCGAGACGCGACCCATGCGTCCCCGCCTCACGTGAACGTGATGCGCATCGGCGCGGTGAAGAGGCTCGCCCAGTAGGGGCTGTTGCTGAGGAGCATGCGGACGTAGTAGGTGCTCCGGGTGGTGGATCGCACGTGGTAGGTCCAGCTGTGGGGGACGGAGCTCGTCTGCCCGATGCGCCGCCACGTGCTGCGCTGCTTCACCTGCAGCGCCGACCAGATTCCCTTGGGGATGTAAGGCTCCGAGCAGGTGACCGTGGCGTAGCCGCTCAGCCGGGCGGTGTGCGTCCACGTGCAGGAGTAGTGCGGGATCGCCTCCGAGAGGCCGTGGCCGGTCCACACGCTCCACCACGGGCCCGGCGTGTCGATCGTGGCCTTGACGGTCGAGGTGGTCCGCACCGGCACCTTCCACTGGATGCCGCCGGTCCGGGCCGTCGTGACGTGGTAGACCCTCGGCGGGCCGATGAGGTGCGGCGGCGTGAACGTGACGGTGAGCGCGACGCCCGGGATGGTGCGCCCGTCCTCGGCCCGCACCACCACCCGGGCGGTGGCGGTGGTGCCGGTGCGCACCGTGGGCACGGTGATCTCCACCTTCGGGACGGTCCGCACGAAGACCCGCACCGGGGCGCTGGCGACGGTCGCTCCGGTGCTGTCGGTGAGCACGGTCGATAGCACGTGCCCGCCGGCCAGCCCGGTGGTCGTCCAGGGGAACGTCGCGGTGCACGTGTGGTCGTCGGGCTGCCCGACGCAGCTGAACACCGTCTTGTAGTGCCCGTCGAGGTACAGCGAGATGCCGGACACCGTGGCCGGCGAGTCGGCGGGGATGCCTCCCGTGGCGACGACGTCGACGGTCCTCTGCCGCGCGACGGCGCTGCCGGCGTGCGGCGAGGTGACCGCCAGGAAGGCCGACGTCCGCGTCACGGTCACGGTCACCACGGCGCTGGCCGTCGTCCCGCCCAGGCTGTCGGCCATGCCCGCCTGGAGCGTGTGCGTGCCGGTCAGGGTGCTCGCGTCCCACGAGAACGTGACGGCGCAGTCCGTGGTCGCGGGCACCGCGCACGGCAGCGACGACGCCGGGGAGCCGTCGACCGACAGGGTCATCGTCGTGGCCACGGCGGCCCCGAGCGGGTCGAGGCTGCCGGACACGGAGACCGCCACGGCACCGGCGACCGTCGACGCGTCGACCGGCGAGGTGATGGCGACGCTGGGATAGCCGGCGACGGCCGAGGCCGGTGCGGCCGCGGCGAGGTGCGTGGTGAGGAGGGCCGTCGCTGCGACGAGCAGGGCGGCCGACCGACGTGCCGAGATCATGTGTCCCCCGTGTGGTCCTGCGCGCGCACACGGTACGGCACCGGCCGTGCCGGACGGAGCCGATCCCACGGAACCAGCTCCGGCCGGCGGCCCCACGCCGGATCGACGGCGCGGCGCAGGGCCGGTGACCCGATCAGGCGACCGGGGTCCGCTCGGCCGTGAGGTCGACGGTGGTGTGGGCCCGGGCCGGCTCGACGACGGCCTCCACGGGCAGCAGCGCGGGCGGGGGAGTGCGGCGGCGGCGCCACCACTTGCCCGCCTCCACCACGACGGGGAGCAGCAGGGCGAGCCCGATGCACGCCAGCCACTGCCCGCCCGTGAGCGACCTCGTGAGCAGGGCGGACTGGAGCCGCGGCAGCTCGGTGGCCAGCACCGTCATGGCGACCGGCACGAGGGCGATCGCCAGCGCCTTGAGCAGGGGCGCCGAGAGCCCGCTCGCCGGGTCGCGACGGTTGACCAGCGCGTTGAGCACCGTGCCGAGCGCCATCACGACGAAGGTCATGGTGAGCGAGGCCGACGCGGTCTCGGTCGAGGGCGTGTCCGGCCCCCACACCAGCGGCACGAACGCGCCGACGAACAGCGCGATCGCGTAGACCACCCACTGAAGGACGGCGCCGCGGTGCGAGATGGTCAGCTTCGGGTCGCGCGGGGGCCGCGACATCACGTCGGGGTCGCCCGGGTCGACGGCGATGATGACCACGCCCGCCGAGGTCATGAAGAAGAGCAGGTAGAGCACCATCGTCGGGGTGAGGGCGACGCCGTCGTTGACGTTGAACGCGGTCGCGGCGACGAACAGCATGACGAGCGCGAGCAGCTGGGTCATCTGGTAGCGCACGTAGGCGACGACCTTGTCGTAGACACGACGCCCGATCTCCACCGCGTAGACCAGTGTGCCGAAGTTGTCGTCGGTGAGGATCATCCGTGCGGACTGCTTGGTGACCTCGCTGCCGCTGCCCATGGCGACGCCGATGTCGGCCTGCTTGAGGGCGGCGGCGTCGTTCACCGCGTCGCCCGTCATCGCCACGATGCTGCCCTGCTCCTGCAGCGTCCTGGCCAGCCGCAGCTTGTCCTCGGGGGTGACCCGGCCGAACACGTGCAGCTGCGGGAGCCTGCGCTTGAGCTCGTCGTCCGAGAGGGCGCGCAGCTCGGTGCCGCTGATGGCACCCGGGCCGAGGCCCAGCGACTCGCCGATGGCGTGCGCGGTCACCGCGTGGTCGCCGGTGATCATGCGGACGTCGATGCCCGCGTGCAGCGCGGTGGCCACGGCGTCCTTCGCCTCGGGACGCAGCGGGTCGATCATGCCGACGAGGCCGACGAACGTGAGGTCGCCCACCAGCTGCATGGGGTCGCCGAGGTTCGCCTGCAGCTCGTCCTCGGTGATGACGCGAGCCGCGAAGGAGAGCACCCGCAGGCCCTTCTCGCCCATGCGCTCGTTGGCGTCGTCGATGCCGGTGCGCGCCTCGGCGATCGGCACCTGGCCGGCGCCGAGTGCGGCTCCGGACCGGCTGCACCGCGCGAGGACGACGTCGGGGCCGCCCTTGACCAGCACGACCACCTGCGGCCCGTCATCGGTGGGCACGCGGTGCACGGTCGCCATGAACTTGTAGTCCGAGTCGAACGGGACCTCGGCCAGTCGCGGGTAGGCCCGGCGGGTCTCCTCGGCGTCGACGCCGAGCTTCGCCGCCAGGACGACGAGAGCCGCCTCCGTGGGGTCGCCGACCACGTCGCCGGCGTCGGACACCGTGGCATCGCTGTCGAGGCAGAGCCCGTAGGCGAGCCGGGTGAAGTCCGGCACGGGCACCCCGGCGACCGATCGGATCGCACCCTGCTTGCGGTAGCCCTCACCCTCGACGGTGAACCACGAGTCGTGCGCGTAGATGGTGGCCACCATCATCTGGTTCATCGTGAGCGTGCCGGTCTTGTCGGTGTTGATGGCGCTCGTGGCGCCGAGCGTCTCGACGTCGGTGAGGTTCTTCACCACGGCGCGCGAGTCGGCGAGCTGCTTGGCCCCCATCGAGAGAAGGCCCGACACGAACGCGGGAAGCCCTGTCGGGATGGCGGAGATCGCCATGGCGGTGCCCAGCAGCATCAGCTCCGAGAACGCCATGCCGCGCACGAGGCCCACGACGACGATGAACGCCACGGCCGCCCAGGCGATGAGCCCCAGCACCTTCGTCAGCGAGTCCAGCTCGCGCTGGAGCGGGGACCGGGTGCGCGTGACGGACGAGAGCATCGTGGCGATGCGGCCCATCTGGGTGGCCATCCCGGTCTCGGTGACCACCATCGTCGCGGTGCCCCGGGTGACGGACGTGTTCTGGAACAGCATGTTGGACTGGTCGCCGAGGGAGACGTCGTCGCCCTCGATCGTGCCGGCGTCCTTGGCCACCGGGGCGCTCTCGCCGGTGAGCGCCGCCTCCTGCGTCTCGAGGGTGGCCGACCTCAGCACGCGGCCGTCGGCCGGGACGATGTCGCCGGCGTCCAGCGCCACGACGTCGCCGGGCACGATCGCCGTGGCGTCGACCAGCCCGATGCTGCCGTCGCGCAGCACCTTCGCCTGCGGCGACTGCAGCTTGGCGAGCGCGTCGACGCTGGCCCGCGCCTTGAGCTCCTGGCGCGACCCGAGCACCACGTTGACCACGATGAGGAACCCGACGAGGACGGCGGTGGAGCTCTCGCCGATGAGGATGCTCACCACGACGACGGCCACCAGCATCAGGTTCATCGGGTCGCGCAGCTGGACCCCCGCGACCGCGAGGAGCGACGGGGGCGCCTCGCCCCGGATCTCGTTGGGGCCGACGGACGCGAGCCGGCTGCCGGCCTCGGCCGACGTCAGGCCGCGATCGGAGTCGCCCCGGACCGCGGCGAGCACCTCGTCCTGTGTCTGTGCGTACCAGTGATCGGCCATGCGGACCTCCCGAGACTGCGCGCCCGCACCCCGCGCCACGGGCACGCCGACATCCTCCCGAAGGCGGGTGCCCGGTCGCGCGGCGATCGGCCACGCGGGCCCTCGGTCAGGGGCCCAGGAGGTCCTCGCACCAGAGGTGGCCCGGCCGCACGCCGGGCGGGATCGCGTACGTCGCGCTGCCCACCGGTGTCGTCCAGCGGTTGAGCAGGTCGCCGTCCGCCAGGCGGCGCTGCACGGGCACGAACTGCCGCTCGATGTCGGCCACGTAGGCCGCGAACAGCAACCCCACGTCGCTGATCGTGCCGGCCCCGGGGGAGTCGTCGTAGCTGTAGCCGCGGCGCAGCATCCGCTCGGCCGGGGTCTGCGCGTGCGCGAGGCGCACGTGGGCGTTCTCGGAGATCACCGGGAAGCCCAGCGGGTCCGTCGCCGAGAGGTCGAGCGGGGTGCGCTCGGTGCCTCCCGTGAGGGGCGCCCCGTCGGCCAGGGTCCGGCCTACGGCGAACTCGCGGCCGCTGCGCGACAGCCGCTCCCACGAGTCGAGGTCCATCCGGATGCGGCGTAGGACCAGCATGGTGCCGCCACGGAACCAGTCGGGACCCTCTGCCCAGACCGCGGCGGAGAGGTCCTCCGTGCCCGGCCGCGGGTTCTCCGTGCCGTCGACCTGGCCGAGCAGGTTGCGTGGCGTCGTGCCGTCGGGTGCCGAGCCGCGTGCGGGGACGAACCCGCGCTGGACCCAGACCACCGTCGCGTGCGACGTCGCGTCACGGGTGAGCACGCGCACCGCGTGCGACAGGGTGACGAGGTCGTCGGCGCCCACCTGCAGCAGCAGGTCCGTCTGCCGCCAGCGCTCCTCGAGCCGGTCGATCGCGAGATCGGGGAGCGGGCCGAGGGATGCCGGGCGGCGCCGCTCGAGCCCGAGCCTGTCGAAGAACCGCTCGCCGAGACCGAGCGTCACCGTCAGCCGTGCGGGCGAGACGGCGAGCTGGGCTGCGTGGTCGGCCAGGGCGGGAGCGCCCCCCGTGAGGCGCTCGGCGTCGTCGGTCCAGATGCGCATGAGCCGGACCGCGTCCTCGCGGGACGACCCCGGGCGCAGGTCGAGCCCGACGAACCAGGTGTGCGCCTGCTGCGGGGTGTCGACGCCTGCCTGGTGGTCGCCGTGGAACGCGACGACGTCCGCGCCGAACGTCGAGGTCGAGGGCACCGGTCCGGGTTCGCCCGCAGCCGCCGTCGCCATCGCGGCACCCGCCGCGGTGCCGCCCACGAGGGCGGCACCGACGGCGAGCGCCTGACGGCGCGACAGGCGGGCCGGAGAGCCGGTCACGACCCCGACGACATGGAGTCCGAGCCGGACATGTCCATGTCGTCCGTCGACGCGGCGGATGCGGACGGCGACGCCTGGTAGGACTCGCCCGCCCCGGTGTAGTCCTTCGCCACGGCGTGCACCTCGAGCGAGGAGCCGGACCGGAACGTCAGCGTGAGCACCACGTCGTCGCCCGCCACGATCGGCGCGGCGACGTCCATGAGCATGATGTGGTCGCCACCCGGCTCGAGGACCGCCGAGCCGTGCGCCGGGACGACGATGCCGCCCGACTTCTGCTGCATCACCATGGCGCCGTCCTTCATCACCATCTCGTGCAGCTGGACCATGCGCGACGCCGCGGTCGACACCGACACGAGCTGGTCGTCGGCGTCGGTGGTGTTGGTCAGCGTGAGGAACGCGGCGGTCATGCCGCTGGGGGCGGTCTTGACCCAGGCGTCGCGGTACGCCAGCGCCGACGTGCTGGCGCTGCCGGACACGACGGCTGCGGCGGAGGTGGACGCCGCCTGGGGGTCGGCCGTGGCCGTGCCGCAGGCGGCGAGGAGCGCGACGGTGGCGGCGCCGAGCGCGGCTGATCTGGCGAACCGGGCACCGGCCCGGGTGCGGGAGCTGGACATGCTGGTCTCCTGGGACGATCGCGCGCAGGGCGCGCGGTGGCTGTGGGGGTGCCGGGGCCGCGAGGGCGCCCGACGGGACGCGGCAGGCCGCGGGGGTGAGCGGTGACCGTCGGGTGGCCGCAGGGGACTCCGACGTGGACGGCTCGTCGCGACGTCGCCGCGGGGCGGCGTGTCGCGTCGTCAGCCGACGAGAGCGCAGGGCGTGACAGGCGGTCCGCGTCGTCGCGACGGGGCGTGCAGCAACCACGCGTGCGGTCGCCAAGGGGCGGTGCGGGCAGGCGCACCCACCCAGCCGGCCAGCGCCCGCAGTGCGACGAGGAGCGCCGCCGGCGCCTCCGATGCGCGGCGCAGAAGGGCTGCGGCGCGCGGGGCGGTGAGCAGCGACAGCAACGACCACCCGAGGCGTTCCACGCTCGCGAGCCAGAGGCCGACGAGGACGGCGGCGACGACGTGGGAGGCGAGCATCGTCAGCCCGCTGGTCGTGGAGATCTCCGAGCGCAGGTGGGCGCCGATCACGGGCCACGAGGACGTCCCCGCCGTGACCGCGCCCATGCCGGGCATCCCCGGCATCGCTGTCGCCCGCAGCGACGATCCGGCCCCGTGCAGCATCGAGGTGACGTGCGCCAGCACGAAGACCGCGTGCAGCAGCACCTGCGTGCCGACGAGGACGAGGACGACCTGCAGCGGGGACACCCGGCGTCGCCGCAGGGCCCCGGCGCCGCCGGCGAGGAGGGCGACCAGCCCGAGCACCAGCCCGAGCGACGGGGTGGTACCGCCCCCGAGGACGTGGGCAGCCGCGGCGAGCGGGACGGCGACCACGCCGAGTGCGAGCCCGCGCACGAGTCGCACCGGGCT encodes:
- a CDS encoding HAD-IC family P-type ATPase, with product MADHWYAQTQDEVLAAVRGDSDRGLTSAEAGSRLASVGPNEIRGEAPPSLLAVAGVQLRDPMNLMLVAVVVVSILIGESSTAVLVGFLIVVNVVLGSRQELKARASVDALAKLQSPQAKVLRDGSIGLVDATAIVPGDVVALDAGDIVPADGRVLRSATLETQEAALTGESAPVAKDAGTIEGDDVSLGDQSNMLFQNTSVTRGTATMVVTETGMATQMGRIATMLSSVTRTRSPLQRELDSLTKVLGLIAWAAVAFIVVVGLVRGMAFSELMLLGTAMAISAIPTGLPAFVSGLLSMGAKQLADSRAVVKNLTDVETLGATSAINTDKTGTLTMNQMMVATIYAHDSWFTVEGEGYRKQGAIRSVAGVPVPDFTRLAYGLCLDSDATVSDAGDVVGDPTEAALVVLAAKLGVDAEETRRAYPRLAEVPFDSDYKFMATVHRVPTDDGPQVVVLVKGGPDVVLARCSRSGAALGAGQVPIAEARTGIDDANERMGEKGLRVLSFAARVITEDELQANLGDPMQLVGDLTFVGLVGMIDPLRPEAKDAVATALHAGIDVRMITGDHAVTAHAIGESLGLGPGAISGTELRALSDDELKRRLPQLHVFGRVTPEDKLRLARTLQEQGSIVAMTGDAVNDAAALKQADIGVAMGSGSEVTKQSARMILTDDNFGTLVYAVEIGRRVYDKVVAYVRYQMTQLLALVMLFVAATAFNVNDGVALTPTMVLYLLFFMTSAGVVIIAVDPGDPDVMSRPPRDPKLTISHRGAVLQWVVYAIALFVGAFVPLVWGPDTPSTETASASLTMTFVVMALGTVLNALVNRRDPASGLSAPLLKALAIALVPVAMTVLATELPRLQSALLTRSLTGGQWLACIGLALLLPVVVEAGKWWRRRRTPPPALLPVEAVVEPARAHTTVDLTAERTPVA
- a CDS encoding sigma-70 family RNA polymerase sigma factor, which produces MQPRRLSFLRQGHLLGVRHARRPGARLGRPGAALHVPVTPAATAAEHHARPLADQLTDEVPGLLRYARTLVRDAAAAEDLVQDTVVRALERADGFRGDSSLRTWLHRILHNLAVDAARARRETVVDPGTAYADGVELLWQDPAYSVDAAEVVERAEQRELLEDALLRLPALYRSTVVLHDGCGLTVGEIADLDAIGVPAAKARLRRGRMMLVSELSGARRRPASPDVPLRCWDARSLVSDYLDDDLAPRERGLLERHLAACPTCPPLYAGLVGVRDALGARRDDDAAVPVPLRERLAAITSAARPSDVAGEA
- a CDS encoding methyltransferase domain-containing protein produces the protein MGAEAWDQRYAASDAVWSTTPNMWVEQVAADLAPGTALDLGAGEGRNALWLAERGWRSTAVDFSAVALERARAWAATRLGEHADRLTTVVADLTDYAPQAAYDLVLVVYIQLPAEPRRTVLRSAAAAVAPGGRLLVIAHHTDNLAHGHGGPQDPAVLYTADDVASDVEGLGLRPERLETVQRPVTVEGREAHALDALALFTRP
- a CDS encoding Dyp-type peroxidase; the protein is MATAAAGEPGPVPSTSTFGADVVAFHGDHQAGVDTPQQAHTWFVGLDLRPGSSREDAVRLMRIWTDDAERLTGGAPALADHAAQLAVSPARLTVTLGLGERFFDRLGLERRRPASLGPLPDLAIDRLEERWRQTDLLLQVGADDLVTLSHAVRVLTRDATSHATVVWVQRGFVPARGSAPDGTTPRNLLGQVDGTENPRPGTEDLSAAVWAEGPDWFRGGTMLVLRRIRMDLDSWERLSRSGREFAVGRTLADGAPLTGGTERTPLDLSATDPLGFPVISENAHVRLAHAQTPAERMLRRGYSYDDSPGAGTISDVGLLFAAYVADIERQFVPVQRRLADGDLLNRWTTPVGSATYAIPPGVRPGHLWCEDLLGP
- a CDS encoding PIG-L family deacetylase: MTQGSVGTTSRDVGRSLPAWSSVLVVVAHPDDESFGLGAVVDGFVRAGARVSVLCFTHGEASTLHGVDGDLAVVREGELEAAARALGIGSVRLLGYADGALERTPVDELAARVAESVEEQAADGLLVFDTTGVTGHPDHVRATEAAVRCAADRGLGVLAWTLPGAVADQLRAESGAPFAGAGEGLVDVVLDVDRERQRVAVTCHPSQAVPSSVLWRRLELLGDREHLRWLVPPA
- a CDS encoding copper chaperone PCu(A)C, which codes for MSSSRTRAGARFARSAALGAATVALLAACGTATADPQAASTSAAAVVSGSASTSALAYRDAWVKTAPSGMTAAFLTLTNTTDADDQLVSVSTAASRMVQLHEMVMKDGAMVMQQKSGGIVVPAHGSAVLEPGGDHIMLMDVAAPIVAGDDVVLTLTFRSGSSLEVHAVAKDYTGAGESYQASPSASAASTDDMDMSGSDSMSSGS
- a CDS encoding DUF2892 domain-containing protein, encoding MTVNESPLDRILRTVLAVAALVVAFATGAGSALGIVLIALSAILLVTAAIGYCPLYRVLGLSTVRAAARTGDRS